From Ignavibacteriota bacterium:
AAAATAAGGTCAAACTGGCCCTCGAGAACGAGGTCTTGCAGTCCAATCTCGGCGAGAAGATCACCGCCGTGATCGTGCCGTCCGAGAAGGTGTTCGAGGTGAAGGACGGCAAGAAGAAGAGCAAGACGCGGACGTTCTTCCCGGGCTATATCCTTGTCGAAGCGGTCATGGACAAGGCGACCCAGCATGTGATCCTGAACACGCCCTCGGTGATCAGCTTCGTCGGGCCGAAGAACACGCCTGCGCCGCTGCAGCCGATCGAAGTACGCCGGCTGATCGGCAAGATCGAGGAGCGCAAGGATGTCGAAGTGCTGGAGGTCCCGTTCCGTGTCGGCGACGCGGTGAAGGTGATCGACGGCCCGTTCAACAATTTCAGCGGCTTCGTGCAGGAAGTGGCCGAAGAGAAGATGAAGCTGAAGGTGATGGTGTCCATCTTCGGGCGGAAGACGCCGGTGGAGTTGGACTTCAGCCAGGTGGAACTCGAAAAGTAGTGATTGATCATTTCGTAGAAGGCACGTTGTCATGAAAAAGATCGTTGGGTTTGTGAAGCTGCAGATCCCCGCCGGCCAGGCCAACCCTGCGCCGCCGGTCGGTCCCGCCCTCGGCCAGAAGGGCGTGAACATCATGGAGTTCTGCAAGCAGTTCAATGCGCGGACGCAAAAAGAAGCCGGGATGATCATCCCCGTGGTGATCACGGTGTTCTCGGACAAGTCGTTCACCTTCATCACGAAGACTCCGCCGGCCGCCGTGTTGCTGTCGAAGGCTGCGAAGGTCGAAAAGGGCTCCGCGGAGTCCAATCGTACGAAGGTCGGCCGTGTGACGAAGAAGCAGGTACGTGAGATCGCGACGATCAAGATGCCCGACTTGAACGCGAACGATATTGAAGCGGCCATGAGCATGGTCGCCGGCACCGCCCGCAGCATGGGTCTGACGGTCGTCGAAGACTAAGGGTTCGGCGTGTTCGCACGCCGGTGGGAGTTCGGCCATCCCGGACGATAATACCACACGATAAAGGCAACATCGCGATGAAGATGAGCAAGCGTTACACCGCCTTGACCAAACAGGTGGATCAGGACAAGCTGTATTCGGTGGAAGAAGCCGTCGCCAAAGTCAAGGCGACCGCGACCGCCAAGTTCGTTGAATCGATCGACATCGCCATCCGTCTGGGCGTCGATCCGAAAAAGGCCGACCAGGCCGTGCGCGGTACCGTGGCCCTGCCGCATGGCATCGGCCGTGAGGTGCGCGTCCTCGTCATGGCCCGCCCGCCCCGCGATGAAGAAGCAAGGGCAGCCGGGGCAGACCATGCCGGATTGGCGGAATACGTCCAGAAGATCCAGGCCGGATGGGCCGATGTGGACGTTATCATCGCTACGCCGGATGTGATGGGCGAGGTCGGTAAACTGGGCAAGATCCTCGGGCCCCGGGGCCTGATGCCCAATCCGAAGAGTGGCACGGTGACGCAGGATGTTGCGAAGGCCGTGAAAGAAGTGAAGGCCGGCAAGATTGAGTTCCGTGTGGACAAGGCCGGCATCCTGCATTCGAGCGTCGGGAAGGCGAGCTTCGAACCCAAGGCGCTTGCAGACAATATTCATGCGTTCATCAATGCGGTCAACCGCCTCCGTCCGCCGACGGCGAAGGGAACGTATATCAGGAGCATTCACCTCTCCAGTACGATGGGTATCGGAGTGGAAGTTGATCGCACAGCGCATACCGTGCATCAATAAGAACAAGTGTTACGCACTCACTAATCAACTGCTGCGCGTTCATTGCCCGGGGGGTATCACCGGGGCTTCTCTCTCATCGCGCACATACCTCCCGTGAGGTAGGAAGGACGTAATGAAACGTACGGAGAAAGAACAGATCATCGCCGATGTGGCGGAGGTCGCGGGCCGTGCGCACGGGATGTTCTTCACCGACTTCAGCGGTCTGACCGTGGAGCAGGCGACGGAATTGCGTCGTGAGCTCCGGAAGTCCGGTATCGACTATGTCGTCGCGAAGAACACCCTGATCCGGAAGGCACTCGAGCAGCTGGGCGGATACGATAAGGTATTCCCCGGCCTCAAAGGCCCGACGGGTGTCGCATTCTCGTTTGACGATCCGGTCGCACCCGCGAAGATCATTCAGAAGTTCAGCGACAAGCACAAAAAGCTCAAGCTGAAGATCTGCGTGATCGAGCGCGAAGTGTACGACGGCTCCCGTCTGGCAGAGATCGCCCTGATCCCGTCGCGTGGTGAAGTGATCTCGGGTATCCTGGGCAGCATCAACGCGCCGCTCGCCGGCGTCCCGGGTACCGTGAACGCCGTCATCCGTGAACTGGTCAGCGTCATTGACGAACTCGGCAAAAAGAAGGCCGCCTGAGTTCCAGCAACGATAGTGAAACGAGAAGAATAATCAAGGAGACACATCATGTCAGCAGTTGCCGAGATCGTAGAGAAAATTGAAAAACTGACCCTGCTCGAAGCGGTGGAACTGAAGAAGGCCCTCGAGGACAAGTTCGGCGTGACCGCCGCAGCCCCGATGATGATGGCCGGTGCCGCACCCGCCGCAGCAGCAGCCGCCGTCGAAGAGAAGACCGAATTCACGGTCGTCCTGAAGGAAGCCGGTGCCCAGAAGATCAACGTGATCAAGGTCGTCCGCGCTGCCACGGGCCTCGGCCTGAAGGAAGCAAAGGATCTGGTGGACGGTGCACCGAAGCCGATCAAGGAATCCATCTCCAAGGACGATGCGGAGAAGCTGAAGAAGGAGCTCGAAGAAGCCGGAGCATCGGTCGAGCTGAAGTAAGCAGGTAGTCCCCGGGGCTGACCGGCCCGCGTGAGCACCTCCGACGTTCCGGAACGGAGGGGATGCTGACGGCAGGCCGGTACGCCCTGGATTGTAACACACGGTCGGGTGAACCGCGTTATGTCTCTGACAACATTCTGTCGTACCCACAAGCAGGCCCTCTCCGTGTGGCTTGCTGTTTCTGTTTTTAGCGGTACGTGTGTCCCCGATGCCGTACACCAGACACTGACCAAGGAGTGGCGCTCTTGAAGAATCAAGCCAACAAGCGCATCTCGTTCGGCAAGATCCCGGAGATCATCGATGCACCCGATCTCCTGAATATCCAGCTCGAGTCGTGGGAGAGTTTTCTGCAGGCCGATGCGGCACCCGCACGGCGGAAGAACCGCGGGCTGCAGGCCGTGTTCAAGATGAACTTCCCGGTGACCGACGCCCGCGAGAATTTCCTCCTCGAGTTCGTCGAGTACTACGTGGAGAAGCCGAAATACGCCGTCCCCGAGTGCGTCGAACGCGGCCTCACGTACGCCGTGCCGGTGAAGGCCAAACTGCGCCTGTCGCAGAAGGCCGAGGACGGGAAGAGCTTCATCAATACCATCGAACAGGACGTCTATCTCGGCAATCTGCCGACGATGACGAACAAGGGAACGTTCATCATCAACGGCGCCGAGCGCGTCGTGGTGAGCCAGCTGCATCGTTCCCCGGGCGTGTTCTTCAGTGAATCCATGCACCCGAATGGGACGCCGATCTATTCCGCGCGCATCATCCCGTTCCGCGGATCGTGGGTCGAGTTCACGACCGACATCAACAACGTGATGTATGCGTACATCGACCGGAAGAAGAAGTTCCCGGTCACGACGCTCCTCCGCGCGCTGGGGTACTCGTCCGACGACGAGATCCTCACCCTCTTCAACCTCGTGGAAGAAGTGGATGTCGCCAAGGCCGACCTCGAAACCTACGAGGGACGGATGATCTGCAGCGACGTCGTGGACCGCAAGACCGGCGAGATCTTCCTCAACAAGGATACCCGCCTCGATGCCGAGATCATCAAGCGCATCAAGAAGGCCGGCGTCAAGAAGATCCGCCTCCTGCAACAGCAGGGGAACGAAGAATCCGTCATCGCCAAGACCATCCTCAAGGACAGCGTCCGGTCCGAAGAGGATGCCCTCACGGCCATCTACAAGCAGCTCCGCTCGGGCGATGCGCCCGATCTGGAGACCGCCAAGACCCTCATCGACCGCCTCTTCTTCAACGAGAAGCGGTACGATCTCGGTGATGTGGGACGCTATCGTATCAACAGCAAGCTGGGGCTCGACATTCCGGTGTCGACCACCACGCTGACGAAGGGCGACATCATCGCGATCATCAATTACCTCATCGAACTGCAGCAGAAGAAGCGCGCGGTCGATGATATCGATCATCTCGGCAACCGCCGTGTCCGCACGGTGGGCGAGCAGATCGCCGGACAGTTCAACATCGGTCTGGCCCGCATGGCCCGCACGATCCGCGAGCGGATGAACGTGCGCGACAGCGAGAATCTGACGCCGCAGGATATGGTCAATGCCCGCACGATCAGCAGCGTGATCAATGCGTTCTTCGGGACGAACCCCCTCTCGCAGTTCATGGACCAGACCAATCCTCTGGCCGAGCTGACGAACAAGCGCCGCATGTCGGCCCTTGGACCGGGTGGCCTGACCCGCGAGCGCGCCGGGTTCGAGGTGCGCGACGTGCACTATACGCATTACGGCCGCCTCTGCCCCATCGAGACGCCGGAAGGCCCGAACATCGGTCTGATCTCCTCGCTCTGTATCCATGCCCGCGTCAACGAGTTCGGGTTCATCGAGACCCCGTATCGCCGCGTGGTCAAGGGGCGGGTGCTGGACGAGATCGAGTTCCTGACGGCAGAACAGGAAGAGAACCTGACGGTCGCCCAGGCGAATGCGCCGCTGGATACCCGCGGCAATTTCCAGATGGAACGCGTCAAGGCCCGCTTCCAGAGCGACTTCCCCGTCGTGAAGCCGGACGAGGTCAATTACATGGACGTGGCGCCGAACCAGATCGTGAGCGCGGCGGCGGCACTGATCCCGTTCCTCGAGCACGACGATGCGAACCGCGCCCTCATGGGTTCGAACATGCAGCGCCAGGCGGTGCCGCTCCTCCGTCCGGAAGCCCCGATCGTGGGCACGGGACTCGAGGAGAAGATCGCCCGCGATGCGCGCGCCCTCACGGTCGCGGAGCGCAACGGTATCGTGACGTATGTCGACGCCGACCGCATCATGGTCGAGTACGACATCGACGAGAACAGCACCGAGGCGCTCATTTCCTTCGAGGACAAGCGCCGCGTGGAGTATCCGCTCACGAAGTTCTTCCGGACCAACCAGGACACCTGCATCAACCAGCGTGCCGTGGTGAAGCCGGGCGACCGCGTGCGGAAGGGTGACGTGCTGGCAGACGGCGCAGCGACGGAAGGCGGCGAGCTCGCGCTCGGACGCAACGTCGTGGTGGCGTTCATGCCGTGGAACGGGTACAACTTTGAAGATGCCATCATCGTCAGCGAGAAGATGGTGTCGAACGATGTCTTCACCTCGATCCATATCGAGGAGTTCGAA
This genomic window contains:
- the nusG gene encoding transcription termination/antitermination factor NusG encodes the protein MDKKWYVVRTYSGHENKVKLALENEVLQSNLGEKITAVIVPSEKVFEVKDGKKKSKTRTFFPGYILVEAVMDKATQHVILNTPSVISFVGPKNTPAPLQPIEVRRLIGKIEERKDVEVLEVPFRVGDAVKVIDGPFNNFSGFVQEVAEEKMKLKVMVSIFGRKTPVELDFSQVELEK
- the rplK gene encoding 50S ribosomal protein L11; this encodes MKKIVGFVKLQIPAGQANPAPPVGPALGQKGVNIMEFCKQFNARTQKEAGMIIPVVITVFSDKSFTFITKTPPAAVLLSKAAKVEKGSAESNRTKVGRVTKKQVREIATIKMPDLNANDIEAAMSMVAGTARSMGLTVVED
- a CDS encoding 50S ribosomal protein L1, whose amino-acid sequence is MKMSKRYTALTKQVDQDKLYSVEEAVAKVKATATAKFVESIDIAIRLGVDPKKADQAVRGTVALPHGIGREVRVLVMARPPRDEEARAAGADHAGLAEYVQKIQAGWADVDVIIATPDVMGEVGKLGKILGPRGLMPNPKSGTVTQDVAKAVKEVKAGKIEFRVDKAGILHSSVGKASFEPKALADNIHAFINAVNRLRPPTAKGTYIRSIHLSSTMGIGVEVDRTAHTVHQ
- a CDS encoding 50S ribosomal protein L10, encoding MKRTEKEQIIADVAEVAGRAHGMFFTDFSGLTVEQATELRRELRKSGIDYVVAKNTLIRKALEQLGGYDKVFPGLKGPTGVAFSFDDPVAPAKIIQKFSDKHKKLKLKICVIEREVYDGSRLAEIALIPSRGEVISGILGSINAPLAGVPGTVNAVIRELVSVIDELGKKKAA
- the rplL gene encoding 50S ribosomal protein L7/L12, translating into MSAVAEIVEKIEKLTLLEAVELKKALEDKFGVTAAAPMMMAGAAPAAAAAAVEEKTEFTVVLKEAGAQKINVIKVVRAATGLGLKEAKDLVDGAPKPIKESISKDDAEKLKKELEEAGASVELK
- the rpoB gene encoding DNA-directed RNA polymerase subunit beta: MKNQANKRISFGKIPEIIDAPDLLNIQLESWESFLQADAAPARRKNRGLQAVFKMNFPVTDARENFLLEFVEYYVEKPKYAVPECVERGLTYAVPVKAKLRLSQKAEDGKSFINTIEQDVYLGNLPTMTNKGTFIINGAERVVVSQLHRSPGVFFSESMHPNGTPIYSARIIPFRGSWVEFTTDINNVMYAYIDRKKKFPVTTLLRALGYSSDDEILTLFNLVEEVDVAKADLETYEGRMICSDVVDRKTGEIFLNKDTRLDAEIIKRIKKAGVKKIRLLQQQGNEESVIAKTILKDSVRSEEDALTAIYKQLRSGDAPDLETAKTLIDRLFFNEKRYDLGDVGRYRINSKLGLDIPVSTTTLTKGDIIAIINYLIELQQKKRAVDDIDHLGNRRVRTVGEQIAGQFNIGLARMARTIRERMNVRDSENLTPQDMVNARTISSVINAFFGTNPLSQFMDQTNPLAELTNKRRMSALGPGGLTRERAGFEVRDVHYTHYGRLCPIETPEGPNIGLISSLCIHARVNEFGFIETPYRRVVKGRVLDEIEFLTAEQEENLTVAQANAPLDTRGNFQMERVKARFQSDFPVVKPDEVNYMDVAPNQIVSAAAALIPFLEHDDANRALMGSNMQRQAVPLLRPEAPIVGTGLEEKIARDARALTVAERNGIVTYVDADRIMVEYDIDENSTEALISFEDKRRVEYPLTKFFRTNQDTCINQRAVVKPGDRVRKGDVLADGAATEGGELALGRNVVVAFMPWNGYNFEDAIIVSEKMVSNDVFTSIHIEEFELQVRDTKRGEEELTREIPNVSEEATKDLDENGIIRIGAEVVEGDILIGKITPKGESDPTPEEKLLKAIFGEKAGDVKDASLKAPPGMKGVVINTKLFSRKKKDAESKKEDKKRSDALDRQRRKMLAELRERLASKLGILLDEEKSVGVRDNDGNMVFRSGTTFRRDTFESYEDLEKLDHTKEWVEDKRKNTTLSKIYTNYFDKLAAIEEEFRHEKNKIQLGDELPPGVVQLAKVYVAKKRKLSVGDKMAGRHGNKGVVSRVVPSADMPFLPDGTAVDIVLNPLGVPSRMNLGQLFETALGWAGLTLGTKYASPIFDGATWDDVTAELQRAGKGNTSRSVLYDGRTGERFDQEVTTGVIYMLKLSHLVDDKIHARSIGPYSLITQQPLGGKAQFGGQRFGEMEVWALEAYGAAHVLQEILTVKSDDVSGRAKVYEAIVKGDNLPESNVPESFNVLIRELMGLGLDVKLE